The following coding sequences lie in one Alicyclobacillus curvatus genomic window:
- the radA gene encoding DNA repair protein RadA: MPKSGNRFVCQSCGYESPKWNGRCPQCQEWNSFVEEWVAPQKGSSAVHKAFTASAMPVALPITQIPSQQEQRISTGIAEYNRVLGGGVVPGSLVLIGGDPGIGKSTLLLQSSYELAKSGNRVLYVSGEESATQLKLRAERLLATHENLNVLAETDMDHILSILEDMKPEFVIIDSIQTVYRPTMSSAPGSVSQVRECTGVLLRVAKTLNIATFIVGHVTKEGNLAGPRMLEHMVDAVLYFEGDRHHSYRILRAVKNRFGSTNEIAIFEMNEEGLQEVANPSEMFLSERSDSAAGSAVVAAVEGSRPLLLEVQALVAPTSFVTPRRMTTGADANRVSLILAVLEKRLGFRLQTSDAYVNFAGGVRVDEPAADLGIAVAIASSLRELPLSSHDVMIGEIGLTGEVRSVSKLEQRIKEANKLGFTRCIVPRHGLRGLKSSGAIEVVGVSTLAEAISLVF; encoded by the coding sequence ATGCCGAAGTCGGGAAACCGGTTTGTTTGCCAGAGCTGCGGGTACGAGTCGCCAAAATGGAATGGACGCTGTCCACAGTGTCAGGAGTGGAACAGCTTTGTTGAGGAATGGGTTGCGCCTCAGAAAGGATCGTCCGCGGTCCATAAGGCATTTACTGCTTCGGCCATGCCTGTGGCACTTCCGATTACTCAAATTCCATCCCAGCAAGAACAGCGCATATCGACCGGAATTGCCGAGTACAATCGGGTGTTGGGTGGTGGCGTTGTACCCGGATCTTTGGTGTTGATTGGCGGGGACCCCGGGATTGGCAAATCAACCTTACTCCTGCAGTCGTCCTATGAACTCGCAAAGAGCGGCAACCGTGTACTGTACGTCTCTGGAGAGGAGTCGGCGACGCAACTGAAACTACGCGCCGAACGCCTGTTAGCAACTCATGAAAACTTGAACGTTCTTGCAGAAACGGACATGGACCACATTTTGAGCATCCTCGAAGATATGAAACCGGAATTTGTCATCATTGATTCAATTCAGACGGTCTATCGGCCAACGATGTCGTCTGCACCGGGATCGGTATCGCAAGTTCGGGAATGTACAGGCGTGCTTTTACGTGTGGCCAAAACACTCAACATCGCGACGTTCATCGTGGGTCACGTTACTAAGGAAGGAAATCTTGCTGGTCCACGAATGCTTGAGCACATGGTTGATGCCGTACTATACTTTGAGGGAGACCGTCATCACTCGTACCGCATCTTGCGGGCTGTGAAAAATCGATTTGGCTCAACGAATGAGATTGCCATCTTCGAAATGAATGAAGAGGGGCTGCAGGAGGTTGCCAATCCGTCAGAAATGTTTCTGTCGGAACGATCCGATTCTGCAGCGGGATCGGCCGTTGTGGCCGCCGTCGAAGGCTCACGCCCACTACTCCTTGAAGTTCAGGCGCTCGTGGCTCCGACAAGTTTTGTGACGCCAAGACGGATGACCACCGGTGCGGACGCCAACCGCGTGAGTCTGATTCTAGCAGTGCTCGAAAAGCGTTTAGGATTTCGACTTCAGACTTCAGACGCCTACGTGAACTTTGCAGGCGGTGTTCGTGTCGATGAACCGGCTGCTGACCTGGGTATTGCAGTAGCAATTGCATCAAGTTTGCGTGAACTGCCGCTGTCCTCACATGACGTCATGATTGGAGAAATTGGGCTAACCGGTGAGGTGCGCTCCGTTTCGAAACTGGAGCAACGAATCAAGGAAGCAAATAAACTTGGATTTACGCGTTGTATCGTACCTCGACATGGGCTGCGCGGCCTGAAGTCGTCGGGTGCAATTGAAGTCGTGGGCGTTTCGACGCTCGCCGAGGCGATAAGCCTGGTGTTTTAG
- a CDS encoding cysteine--tRNA ligase, whose amino-acid sequence MSIRLYNTLSGSKEVLETIEPNKVRFYACGPTVYNLFHVGNARMFVVFDTVRRYLEYRGYEVRFVQNFTDVDDRIINRANELGENVRDVANRYIDEYFQDAKALGIREATVHPRATECIPEIIEFIAELIRLGHAYEREGDVYFDTSSFAEYGKLSHQSLEEMQAGFRIAVLEHKDDPTDFALWKSAKPGEEYWESPWGPGRPGWHIECSVMNAKYLGEEIDIHAGGRDLVFPHHENEIAQSESRFGHTFARYWLHNGSLNINGEKMSKSLGNFIMTRDLLERRRPAAVRFFLLSAQYRHPINYTEEAMDQAEQSITRMERTLRNLAHRRHVALQDPQYAKPESVVRSAVQSDIDTVRKMFTGAMDDDFNTADAIAAIFEAVRLANTYLAEDEVRGAELTAWEQLIDELLLVLGLEVDVENAADAASEQEEEEIESLVALRNEARKARNFHRADEIRDELAQRGIVIEDTAQGTRWFRE is encoded by the coding sequence ATGAGCATCCGGCTATATAACACGTTGTCAGGAAGCAAAGAAGTTCTCGAAACCATCGAGCCGAACAAGGTTCGTTTTTATGCGTGCGGTCCAACTGTCTATAACTTATTTCATGTTGGCAATGCGCGTATGTTTGTGGTTTTTGACACGGTGCGTCGCTATCTTGAGTACCGCGGATATGAAGTTCGATTTGTCCAGAACTTCACCGATGTCGATGACCGAATTATCAATCGCGCGAACGAGCTTGGGGAAAATGTACGGGACGTTGCAAATCGTTACATCGACGAATACTTTCAGGATGCGAAGGCGCTCGGCATCCGCGAGGCTACTGTTCACCCTAGGGCGACTGAATGCATTCCGGAGATTATTGAGTTCATTGCAGAACTGATTCGGTTGGGTCACGCATATGAACGGGAAGGCGATGTCTACTTTGACACGTCGTCCTTTGCGGAGTATGGAAAACTGTCGCATCAATCACTCGAGGAAATGCAGGCTGGTTTTCGAATTGCCGTTCTCGAACACAAGGACGATCCCACTGATTTTGCCTTGTGGAAATCAGCCAAACCTGGCGAAGAATACTGGGAAAGCCCGTGGGGGCCCGGCAGACCTGGGTGGCACATTGAATGCTCTGTGATGAACGCGAAATACCTCGGTGAGGAGATTGACATCCATGCTGGTGGCCGAGATTTGGTGTTCCCGCATCATGAAAACGAGATCGCGCAGAGCGAATCGCGCTTTGGCCACACCTTTGCACGGTACTGGTTGCACAATGGTTCGCTCAACATCAATGGGGAGAAGATGTCGAAGTCTCTCGGCAACTTCATCATGACCAGAGACTTATTGGAAAGACGGCGTCCGGCTGCCGTTCGTTTCTTTTTGCTCAGTGCCCAGTATCGCCATCCTATCAATTACACCGAGGAAGCCATGGATCAGGCTGAGCAAAGCATCACGCGGATGGAACGCACCCTTCGTAACCTTGCGCACCGACGCCATGTTGCGTTGCAGGACCCGCAGTACGCGAAGCCGGAGTCCGTCGTCCGCAGTGCTGTACAATCCGACATCGATACGGTGCGCAAAATGTTTACGGGCGCAATGGATGACGACTTCAATACGGCTGATGCTATTGCCGCCATCTTCGAAGCTGTGCGTTTAGCCAACACGTATTTGGCAGAAGATGAGGTCAGGGGAGCAGAACTTACGGCCTGGGAACAACTGATTGACGAACTGCTGCTTGTTCTCGGCCTTGAGGTTGACGTGGAGAACGCTGCGGATGCGGCGTCCGAGCAAGAGGAGGAGGAGATTGAGTCCTTGGTTGCACTTCGGAACGAAGCCCGCAAGGCTCGCAACTTTCATCGCGCAGACGAAATTCGGGATGAGTTGGCGCAACGCGGCATCGTTATCGAAGACACGGCGCAAGGAACGAGATGGTTCCGCGAATGA
- the ispD gene encoding 2-C-methyl-D-erythritol 4-phosphate cytidylyltransferase, with translation MVYGILLAAGSGSRFGQKKQYLELAGVPVWRRALDTLWEAGVDGVWLVVPADDLPGFQERVIWDGKLRVVAGGPSRSESVQKGLRAIVDSIPSLLNRDSILIHDAARPFVHPSDVRRVIDEAAQVGGAILAGPCTDTVKQVSDTQAILRTIPRADLTLAQTPQVFWWEWVQAHYLQATADELNRATDDASIMEQSGRPVKAVIGVHPNMKVTTQRDWEYAEWLANRRWGSK, from the coding sequence TTGGTATACGGCATTCTGCTTGCGGCAGGTAGTGGCTCTCGGTTTGGTCAGAAGAAGCAGTATCTTGAACTGGCCGGCGTCCCGGTGTGGCGTCGGGCTCTTGATACGCTTTGGGAAGCTGGTGTGGACGGTGTTTGGCTGGTTGTACCGGCAGATGATTTACCCGGCTTTCAAGAGCGCGTAATTTGGGACGGGAAGTTGAGAGTTGTGGCCGGGGGACCATCGAGATCGGAATCTGTACAAAAAGGCCTCCGAGCGATTGTCGACTCCATACCATCTCTGCTAAATCGTGATTCTATCCTGATTCACGACGCAGCCCGCCCGTTCGTACACCCGAGTGATGTTCGCAGGGTTATCGATGAGGCGGCGCAGGTCGGTGGAGCTATCTTGGCTGGGCCCTGCACGGATACCGTGAAACAAGTGAGCGATACGCAAGCAATTCTACGCACAATCCCACGCGCGGATCTCACGCTTGCGCAGACACCGCAGGTGTTTTGGTGGGAGTGGGTGCAAGCACACTATCTCCAGGCGACAGCGGACGAATTGAATAGAGCAACGGATGATGCGTCCATCATGGAACAATCGGGGCGCCCTGTAAAAGCTGTCATTGGCGTTCATCCAAATATGAAGGTAACGACTCAGAGAGACTGGGAATACGCCGAGTGGCTCGCGAATCGGCGATGGGGGAGCAAGTAA
- the disA gene encoding DNA integrity scanning diadenylate cyclase DisA — protein sequence MREEAAREATMTKILRMVAPGTTLREGIENILRAKTGGLIVVGASEAVLKLVDGGFPIQCDLTPSHLYELAKMDGAIVISDDLKKVLHANTNLSPDASIPTSETGTRHRTAERVAKQTGQLIICISQRRNVITLYQGNYKYALRDMGVILTKANQAIQTVEKYKSVLDQALTNLSALEFEELVTLQEVTMVLQRVEMVLRIKNEIKRYITELGTEGRLISMQLEELVSRVDEEAYLLVKDYALLRADQTPHQVLTELHDLASDALLDGMILAKVLGYPNTSNLADEPVMSKGYRILSRITRLPQPVIENLVGHFKVLSKILTASTDDLVEVEGIGTVRARAIKDGLKRIQEQVFIDRHI from the coding sequence ATGCGCGAAGAAGCAGCAAGGGAGGCAACAATGACGAAGATCCTCCGCATGGTGGCTCCGGGAACCACGTTGCGGGAAGGGATTGAGAATATTCTGCGTGCAAAGACGGGTGGCCTCATTGTCGTGGGTGCCTCTGAAGCCGTGCTCAAGTTGGTTGACGGCGGTTTTCCAATACAGTGCGATTTAACGCCATCTCATCTCTACGAACTGGCAAAAATGGACGGAGCCATCGTTATCAGTGACGACTTGAAGAAGGTTTTGCATGCGAACACCAATTTGAGTCCAGACGCGTCGATACCGACTTCTGAGACCGGCACTAGGCACCGCACGGCGGAGCGCGTTGCCAAGCAAACCGGGCAATTGATTATTTGTATTTCCCAGCGCCGCAATGTCATCACGCTCTACCAAGGGAACTACAAATATGCACTAAGGGACATGGGAGTCATTCTCACGAAAGCCAACCAGGCGATTCAGACGGTTGAGAAATACAAGTCTGTTCTCGACCAGGCACTCACAAATTTGAGTGCACTAGAATTTGAAGAATTGGTTACGCTGCAGGAAGTGACAATGGTGTTGCAGCGCGTAGAGATGGTGCTCCGCATCAAAAACGAAATTAAGCGCTATATTACTGAGCTTGGCACAGAGGGACGGCTCATCAGCATGCAGCTAGAGGAATTGGTGTCGCGAGTCGACGAAGAGGCATACCTTTTGGTCAAGGATTATGCACTGCTTCGGGCCGACCAGACGCCGCACCAGGTCCTGACGGAGTTACATGATTTGGCCTCCGATGCACTGCTCGACGGCATGATATTGGCGAAGGTGCTTGGCTACCCGAATACCAGCAACCTCGCGGATGAACCTGTGATGTCGAAGGGGTACCGAATCTTAAGTCGAATCACGAGGCTTCCGCAGCCGGTGATTGAAAACCTTGTCGGCCACTTTAAAGTGTTATCGAAAATTCTCACGGCTTCAACAGATGACCTTGTCGAAGTCGAAGGAATTGGAACGGTTCGTGCCCGCGCGATTAAAGATGGACTCAAGAGAATCCAGGAGCAGGTCTTCATTGACAGGCACATTTAG
- a CDS encoding ribonuclease III, with protein sequence MNELKDWNVSELSPLALAYVGDAVWEVYARNHVLRQGIRRPKELHRAATKYVSAIAQARLAAELWDSLTDEEQAVLRRGRNAKSGHVRKNADVLDYRHSTGFEAVIGYLYGSGNKERLEQLCRLALERADEWKKEQQ encoded by the coding sequence ATGAACGAACTCAAAGACTGGAATGTGTCAGAGTTGTCACCTCTGGCATTAGCGTACGTAGGTGACGCTGTGTGGGAAGTCTATGCACGGAATCACGTATTAAGACAAGGTATTCGGCGGCCCAAAGAATTACACCGGGCGGCTACCAAATACGTATCTGCCATCGCGCAGGCGAGGTTGGCAGCGGAACTGTGGGACTCCTTGACCGATGAGGAGCAAGCGGTACTGCGCCGAGGCAGAAATGCGAAGTCAGGGCACGTACGCAAGAACGCGGATGTACTTGACTATCGCCACAGCACCGGTTTTGAGGCAGTTATAGGATATCTCTACGGCAGTGGAAACAAAGAGCGCTTGGAACAATTGTGTCGTCTCGCGCTAGAACGTGCAGACGAATGGAAAAAGGAGCAACAGTGA
- a CDS encoding 2-C-methyl-D-erythritol 2,4-cyclodiphosphate synthase codes for MRIGLGFDVHRLVTGRRLVLGGVEIDSNLGLEGHSDADVILHAVMDAVLGALALGDIGHFFPNTDPKFKDADSLLLTGEVARVMRQNGYRIGNIDVMVMAEAPKLAPHLAAMRERIAGVFECSAGDVSIKATTMEGLGFVGRQEGIAAQAVVLLEQRSKGEVQ; via the coding sequence ATGAGGATTGGACTCGGATTTGACGTTCATCGCTTGGTAACAGGAAGACGCTTGGTACTGGGAGGCGTCGAGATTGATTCGAACCTTGGTCTCGAGGGACACTCGGATGCGGATGTGATTCTTCATGCAGTGATGGATGCCGTGCTCGGAGCCCTTGCACTCGGTGACATTGGGCACTTCTTCCCCAACACAGACCCCAAGTTCAAGGACGCAGACAGCCTTCTTCTGACTGGAGAAGTTGCTCGTGTGATGCGGCAAAACGGATATCGTATTGGGAACATCGATGTCATGGTAATGGCCGAGGCCCCGAAGCTGGCTCCTCACCTGGCGGCAATGCGAGAGCGAATTGCAGGTGTCTTCGAGTGTTCCGCCGGCGACGTCAGTATCAAGGCGACAACCATGGAGGGATTGGGGTTTGTTGGCCGCCAAGAAGGCATCGCTGCACAAGCAGTGGTCCTTCTCGAACAGAGATCTAAGGGGGAAGTACAGTGA
- a CDS encoding glutamate--tRNA ligase, whose translation MTVRVRYAPSPTGHLHIGGVRTALFNYLFARRHGGSFILRIEDTDLERNVQGAEQEMLSGFRWLGFEWEEGPDVGGEYGPYRCTERLPIYQEYLERLVQAGAAYPCFCTPLELQADKDRVLQEGGVPRYVGRCRHLTDAERQARVAEGRAPSWRFAIPAGRTVSFYDLVRGDVSFATDDLGDFVLMKSNGIPTYQFQVVVDDALMKISHVIRGEEHLSNTPWQILVYQALEFDVPQFAHLPQVLNADRKKLSKRDPNVQPVHVYREQGYLPDAIVNFLALLGWSPGGEQEILSMAELEEKFDLDRVSRSGAVFDTQKLSWMAGEYLRRLPLYSLTTMVAQQLARSEISLPSHADDAWLSLVVALLQEKMTCTQEFIDLADGFFHEHIEWHAEALEALRQPLAVQVVERYIELVESDEEWTAERSRARFKQIQTELGVKGRQLFMPVRAAITGEIHGPDLQQTITCLSRSWVVHRAKDALQQVNASR comes from the coding sequence GTGACTGTGAGAGTTCGCTATGCACCAAGCCCGACGGGGCATTTACATATCGGTGGTGTACGCACCGCCTTGTTTAATTATTTGTTTGCCAGACGCCATGGGGGGAGCTTTATTCTTCGAATTGAAGACACAGACCTGGAACGGAACGTACAAGGTGCAGAACAAGAGATGCTCTCCGGATTCCGTTGGCTTGGCTTTGAGTGGGAAGAAGGACCCGATGTTGGTGGGGAATATGGCCCATATCGGTGTACGGAACGCTTACCCATCTACCAGGAGTATTTAGAGCGGCTGGTTCAGGCGGGAGCGGCTTATCCATGTTTCTGCACCCCTCTGGAACTGCAGGCTGATAAGGACCGTGTGCTTCAGGAAGGCGGAGTGCCGCGTTACGTGGGTCGTTGCCGGCATTTGACTGACGCAGAACGTCAGGCGCGCGTGGCGGAGGGACGGGCACCGAGCTGGCGTTTTGCAATTCCTGCGGGAAGGACCGTTTCATTTTACGATTTGGTACGAGGGGACGTTTCCTTTGCAACGGATGACCTCGGTGACTTTGTACTGATGAAATCAAACGGCATTCCGACGTATCAGTTTCAGGTTGTCGTGGATGATGCTTTGATGAAAATATCCCATGTCATTCGCGGGGAAGAACATCTGTCGAATACACCCTGGCAGATTCTCGTCTATCAGGCTTTGGAGTTTGATGTGCCTCAGTTTGCGCACTTGCCTCAGGTTCTGAATGCAGACCGTAAAAAGCTGAGTAAACGGGACCCGAATGTCCAGCCTGTGCACGTGTATCGCGAACAAGGATATCTTCCGGATGCCATTGTTAACTTCCTTGCGCTCTTAGGATGGTCGCCAGGCGGGGAGCAGGAGATACTGTCCATGGCTGAGCTGGAGGAGAAGTTTGATCTCGATAGGGTTTCCCGGAGCGGCGCTGTTTTTGACACGCAAAAATTGTCCTGGATGGCAGGCGAATACTTGCGCAGATTGCCGCTTTATTCTCTGACCACAATGGTGGCTCAGCAACTCGCCCGGAGTGAGATTTCACTTCCTTCTCATGCGGATGACGCCTGGCTTTCTCTAGTGGTCGCTTTATTGCAGGAGAAGATGACCTGCACACAAGAATTTATCGACCTCGCTGATGGCTTTTTCCACGAGCATATTGAGTGGCATGCGGAGGCGTTGGAGGCCCTTCGCCAGCCGCTTGCCGTGCAAGTTGTCGAGAGATATATCGAACTGGTGGAATCGGACGAGGAGTGGACTGCCGAGCGCAGCCGGGCAAGGTTCAAGCAGATTCAGACGGAACTTGGTGTGAAAGGCCGCCAACTGTTCATGCCTGTCAGAGCAGCGATTACAGGAGAAATTCATGGGCCTGACTTGCAACAGACGATTACCTGTCTGTCGAGGTCGTGGGTGGTTCACCGCGCAAAAGACGCTCTGCAGCAGGTGAACGCCTCACGTTGA
- the pssA gene encoding CDP-diacylglycerol--serine O-phosphatidyltransferase, with protein sequence MITKSIPSLLTIGNLILGFVALMLTLSGRTADAALLIVIGMVLDGLDGRVARWLHAESNFGKELDSLSDIVTFGVAPAFIMYESMLQFEGFTGAFIAILFPVAGALRLARFNVQKSSTKYFVGLPITAAGGILATMALYQNLIQQSSTVLPIAMVVLAVLMVSRVRYPNFKRVAFPRSAIVMVPLLAVLVYVVFRYQHSAVNRLIFIPLAVYALYGIWRFIRKRRSRMDDEVESQVSNSSTKP encoded by the coding sequence TTGATTACAAAATCGATTCCAAGCTTACTGACCATTGGCAATTTAATCTTGGGGTTCGTGGCGCTGATGCTCACTCTTAGCGGTCGAACAGCGGATGCTGCATTGCTTATTGTGATTGGTATGGTTCTTGACGGACTCGATGGGAGAGTGGCTCGTTGGCTTCATGCTGAGAGTAATTTCGGCAAGGAACTGGACTCATTATCAGATATTGTTACGTTTGGTGTGGCACCAGCCTTTATTATGTACGAGTCGATGCTGCAGTTCGAAGGATTTACCGGCGCTTTCATCGCAATTTTATTCCCGGTAGCGGGTGCACTCCGGTTAGCTCGGTTTAATGTTCAAAAATCGTCCACAAAATACTTTGTCGGTCTGCCCATTACTGCAGCCGGGGGCATTCTTGCCACGATGGCTCTATACCAGAACCTGATTCAACAGTCATCAACGGTGCTCCCTATCGCGATGGTTGTGTTGGCAGTCCTGATGGTCAGTCGAGTTCGCTATCCGAATTTCAAGAGGGTTGCCTTTCCAAGGTCGGCAATTGTCATGGTTCCTTTACTCGCGGTGCTGGTGTATGTGGTCTTCCGCTATCAGCATTCCGCTGTCAATCGCCTTATTTTCATTCCACTCGCTGTGTACGCATTGTACGGCATCTGGCGGTTTATTCGAAAACGCCGCAGCCGAATGGACGACGAGGTCGAATCTCAGGTTTCAAACAGCAGCACTAAACCCTAA
- a CDS encoding PIN/TRAM domain-containing protein: MIKRMVQLFFVVIGVILGYAFASALFVHVFTLNVPPFKFQWFGAILGGSVFLLGTTWLVNYVTTLIKWLEEHIQKMSLADILGGTIGMVIGLLVAYLLEPEIHVIPVVGLALQFFVGVLFAYLGLRIGFTKREDLVSLFAGKLGSRDKDKDKDKDKDKKSGFRAGEAKLLDTSVIIDGRIADLVQTGFLDGVLVIPSFVLEELQHIADSSDVLKRNRGRRGLDVLNRIQKESEVKVQVLEIDFDDIQEVDSKLVRLAKQVTGKVVTNDFNLNKVCELQGVAVLNINDLANALKPIVLPGEELSVQVIKDGKEYNQGVAYLDDGTMIVIEGGREYIGGKLDVLVTSVLQTSAGRMIFAKPKLLERAL, encoded by the coding sequence TTGATTAAACGGATGGTTCAGTTGTTTTTTGTTGTCATTGGAGTGATTCTTGGCTATGCATTTGCTTCGGCCTTATTTGTACATGTCTTTACCCTGAACGTTCCACCATTTAAATTTCAGTGGTTCGGAGCCATCCTTGGCGGCAGCGTGTTCCTTCTCGGTACGACGTGGCTCGTCAACTATGTGACAACGCTTATCAAGTGGCTTGAAGAACACATCCAGAAGATGTCGTTGGCGGATATTCTTGGCGGGACGATTGGCATGGTGATTGGGCTCTTGGTGGCATATCTGCTGGAGCCTGAGATTCATGTGATTCCGGTCGTTGGCTTAGCGTTACAGTTTTTTGTGGGTGTCTTGTTTGCGTACCTTGGACTGCGCATCGGGTTCACCAAACGGGAAGATTTGGTGTCTTTATTTGCGGGGAAGCTCGGCTCTCGGGATAAGGACAAGGACAAGGATAAAGACAAGGACAAGAAGTCTGGATTTCGCGCTGGTGAAGCCAAACTTCTCGATACCAGTGTGATTATCGACGGCCGCATTGCAGACCTGGTGCAAACAGGCTTTCTTGACGGGGTGTTGGTGATTCCATCTTTTGTGCTTGAGGAATTGCAACACATCGCGGATTCTTCCGACGTTCTCAAACGAAATCGAGGTCGCAGAGGTCTGGATGTTTTAAATCGAATTCAAAAAGAATCCGAGGTTAAGGTACAGGTCTTGGAGATCGACTTTGATGACATCCAGGAAGTGGACAGCAAACTTGTGCGGTTGGCAAAGCAAGTGACGGGGAAAGTCGTGACAAACGACTTCAACCTCAACAAGGTCTGTGAACTGCAAGGTGTTGCCGTGTTGAACATCAATGACCTCGCCAACGCCCTAAAGCCAATTGTTCTGCCGGGCGAGGAATTGTCTGTTCAAGTCATCAAGGATGGCAAAGAGTATAATCAGGGTGTTGCTTATCTCGATGACGGCACCATGATTGTTATCGAAGGCGGACGGGAATATATCGGCGGTAAGCTTGATGTCCTTGTGACCAGTGTCCTTCAGACGTCTGCGGGCCGGATGATTTTTGCCAAGCCGAAACTTCTCGAACGTGCTCTATAA